One window from the genome of Amaranthus tricolor cultivar Red isolate AtriRed21 chromosome 9, ASM2621246v1, whole genome shotgun sequence encodes:
- the LOC130823741 gene encoding protein trichome birefringence-like 38, with amino-acid sequence MKNVEILHLFFILITTLFSSVLHSSFALKHNPKHGHSINRNGTRLKGRHQEVMGSCNLFQGKWVFDVGGSPIYNYSTCPFINPEFDCLRYGRPDLLYLQYSWLPDNCALPRFDGLEFLRRYRGKKIMFVGDSLSLNQWNSLTCMIHGSAPQITYSMGRNGVIYSVNFQEYGVNVQLYHSTYLVDVVKEPIGRVLKLGSIQGGNIWKDMDVLIFNTWHWWLHKGPDSQGWDYIQDGPNVYKDMDRLDAFTKGMTTWAGWVDAAVDPSITKVFFQNISPTHYNPNEWHGASKSCTGEAEPLSGSTYPGGSPPAADIVRKIISNMSKPVYLLDITTLSQLRKDAHPETYSGDHSGIDCSHWCLPGLPDTWNQLFYAALFM; translated from the exons atgaagaatgttgaaattcttcatttattcttcatACTAATAACTACTCTGTTTTCCTCTGTTTTACACTCAAGTTTTGCTCTTAAGCATAACCCAAAACATGGGCATTCTATAAATAGAAATGGTACTCGTTTAAAGGGAAGGCATCAAGAAGTAATGGGTAGTTGTAATTTATTCCAAGGAAAATGGGTATTTGATGTTGGAGGCTCCCCTATTTATAATTACTCAACTTGCCCTTTTATTAATCCTGAATTTGATTGTCTAAGATATGGTCGACCTGATTTACTCTACCTTCAATACTCATGGCTTCCTGATAATTGTGCTCTTCCTAG ATTTGATGGGTTAGAATTTTTGAGGAGATAtagaggaaaaaaaataatgtttgtGGGTGACTCACTGAGTCTGAACCAATGGAACTCGTTAACATGTATGATTCACGGGTCGGCACCTCAAATTACGTACTCCATGGGAAGGAATGGAGTAATCTATTCTGTCAATTTTCAG GAATATGGGGTAAATGTGCAACTTTACCATTCAACCTATTTGGTAGACGTAGTAAAAGAACCAATTGGAAGGGTGCTGAAATTAGGCTCCATTCAAGGAGGTAATATCTGGAAAGATATGGATGTACTCATTTTCAATACTTGGCATTGGTGGCTTCACAAGGGTCCTGATTCTCAAGG ATGGGACTATATACAAGATGGGCCCAACGTATACAAGGACATGGATCGTTTAGACGCCTTTACAAAAGGCATGACAACGTGGGCTGGATGGGTTGATGCCGCAGTTGATCCTTCCATCACAAAAGTGTTCTTCCAAAACATATCTCCCACTCATTATAA TCCCAACGAATGGCACGGAGCATCAAAGAGCTGCACAGGGGAAGCAGAACCACTGTCAGGCTCAACATATCCGGGAGGTTCGCCGCCTGCGGCTGATATTGTACGAAAAATAATCAGTAATATGAGCAAACCAGTTTACCTACTCGACATAACGACACTGTCACAGCTAAGGAAAGATGCTCATCCCGAGACTTATAGTGGCGATCATTCAGGCATAGACTGTAGTCATTGGTGCCTTCCTGGACTACCTGATACTTGGAATCAACTCTTTTATGCCGCGCTATTCATGTGA